From Tachyglossus aculeatus isolate mTacAcu1 chromosome 12 unlocalized genomic scaffold, mTacAcu1.pri SUPER_6_unloc_1, whole genome shotgun sequence, the proteins below share one genomic window:
- the LOC119921006 gene encoding rap1 GTPase-activating protein 1-like isoform X1, protein MIEKMQGSRLDEQRCSLPSPLKREEEYIPYPSIHEVLRKGGPYPLIILPQFGGYWIEGTCHHLVSPSTDPTVEHPDLPSSPWGGPGPGPSPRVKLECDPTARLYRRHFLGKEHQNFYASDVALGCLVLSVRYEPAGEQDALRLLLRTRLGTRQDVIPISCLSEFPNAVQMAKLLCEDVNVDRFFPVLYPKASQLIVAFDEHIISNNFKFGVIYQRAGQTTEEEVFSNLEESLAFREFLELLGERIQLQDFHGFRGGLDVRQGQTGTESVYTRFRGKEIMFHVSTLLPFTLGDAQQLQRKRHIGNDIVALVFQEEDTPFVPDMIASNFLHAYIVVQPVVPPASPQDHPQDDTLYKVSVTARDDVPFFGPPLPSPAVFRKGPEFRDFLLAKLINAEHSSYQADKFAKLEERTRGTLLESLFEELQSRSCTMMGLDSGGGEDERTDYGSGGGGGFFENFKRVIRGRSQSLDTVGLSGKKQPPTPAPPSPGLALAPGVAETPKAIAASFALPGRSPSRPRTPRFPGRRCSAIGIENIEEEKREAVETTQKVSEGLGPSFDLKSDGSSSPSSPELPQRKGRALGGPGGGSGYCPMPPLSRSSSNGSSCCSGLRDPDSSEEEDEAEPVLAFSLDGHPPRDSLIQSVWLDDGACTPSSTGSPVTRLLRSSSSEEKGKGSKPDSQRYSPASILCCV, encoded by the exons ATGATTGAGAAAATGCag GGGAGTCGTCTAGATGAGCAAAGatgttctcttccctccccactcaag AGGGAAGAGGAGTACATCCCGTATCCCAGCATCCATGAG GTGCTGCGCAAGGGAGGGCCGTACCCCCTTATTATTCTGCCCCAATTTGGTGGGTACTGGATTGAGGGGACCTGCCACCACCTGGTCAGCCCCTCCACAGACCCCACCGTGGAACATCCGGATCTGCCATCCTCCCCCTGGggagggcccggccccggcccgagcCCCCGGGTGAAGCTCGAGTGTGATCCCACGGCCAGACTCTACCGGAGACACTTCCTGGGCAAG gAGCACCAGAACTTCTACGCGAGTGACGTGGCGTTGGGCTGCCTGGTGCTGTCAGTGAGATATGAACCCGCCGGGGAGCAGGACGCCCTGAGGCTGCTGCTGAG GACTCGGTTGGGCACCAGACAGGACGTGATCCCCATCTCCTGCCTCAGCGAGTTCCCCAATGCTGTACAGATGGCCAAG CTGCTGTGTGAGGATGTGAATGTAGACCGGTTCTTTCCTGTTCTCTATCCCAAG GCCTCTCAGCTCATTGTGGCCTTTGATGAACACATCATCAGCAACAACTTCAAATTTGGAGTGATTTACCAGAGAGCTGGACAG ACTACAGAGGAGGAGGTGTTCAGTAACTTGGAGGAGAGCCTGGCGTTCCGAGAATTCCTGGAGCTGCTGGGGGAGCGGATACAACTGCAGGATTTCCATGG GTTCCGCGGGGGGCTGGACGTGCGCCAGGGGCAGACGGGCACCGAGTCCGTGTACACGAGGTTCCGGGGGAAGGAGATCATGTTCCACGTCTCCACCCTCCTGCCCTTCACCCTGGGTGATGCCCAGCAG CTGCAGCGGAAGCGGCACATTGGGAACGACATTGTGGCACTGGTGTTCCAGGAGGAGGACACTCCCTTTGTGCCCGACATGATCGCCTCCAACTTCCTGCACGCCTACATTGTGGTGCAGCCCGTGGTCCCCCCGGCATCCCCGCAGGATCACCCCCAGGATGACACCCTCTACAAG GTGTCGGTCACAGCGCGAGATGACGTCCCCTTCTTTGGGCCCCCGTTGCCCAGCCCAGCTGTGTTCAGGAAG GGTCCGGAGTTCCGAGACTTCCTCCTGGCGAAGCTCATCAACGCAGAGCACAGCAGCTACCAAGCTGACAAGTTCGCCAAACTGGAG GAGCGGACACGGGGGACACTACTGGAGAGCCTCTTTGAGGAGCTGCAGAGCCGCAGCTGCACCATGATGGGGCTGGACTCCGGGGGCGGCGAGGACGAGCGGACGGACTACGGCAGTGGCGGTGGTGGCGGCTTCTTCGAGAACTTCAAG CGAGTAATCCGTGGCCGCAGCCAGAGCCTGGACACCGTGGGCCTGTCTGGGAAGAAGCAGCCGCCCACGCCggctcccccatcccccggcctcgCCCTGGCCCCGGGGGTCGCCGAGACCCCCAAGGCCATCGCCGCG tCCTTTGCCCTCCCCGGCCGAAGCCCATCTCGACCCCGCACGCCTCGTTTCCCTGGTCGCCGTTGCAGTGCCATCGGCATTGAGAACATCGAGGAAGAGAAGAG GGAGGCTGTAGAGACCACTCAGAAAGTCTCAGAGGGTCTGGGCCCCTCCTTCGATCTCAAGTCAGACggctcctccagccccagctccccTGAGCTCCCCCAGAGGAAGGGCAG GGCTCTCGGCGGCCCCGGAGGCGGCAGCGGATACTGTCCGATGCCCCCGCTGTCTCGATCCTCCTCCAATGGGAGCAGCTGCTGCAGTGGCCTGAGGGACCCCGACAGCtctgaggaggaagacgaggcTGAGCCT GTGCTGGCGTTCTCCTTGGACGGCCATCCCCCGCGGGATTCCCTGATTCAGAGCGTGTGGCTGGACGATGGGGCCTGCACCCCCAGCAGCACCGGCTCCCCAG TCACTCGCCTGCTCCGCTCCAGCAGCtctgaggagaaagggaagggcagCAAGCCGGACTCCCAGCGCTACAGTCCG GCCTCCATTCTGTGCTGTGTGTGA
- the LOC119921006 gene encoding rap1 GTPase-activating protein 1-like isoform X3, with protein MIEKMQGSRLDEQRCSLPSPLKREEEYIPYPSIHEVLRKGGPYPLIILPQFGGYWIEGTCHHLVSPSTDPTVEHPDLPSSPWGGPGPGPSPRVKLECDPTARLYRRHFLGKEHQNFYASDVALGCLVLSVRYEPAGEQDALRLLLRTRLGTRQDVIPISCLSEFPNAVQMAKLLCEDVNVDRFFPVLYPKASQLIVAFDEHIISNNFKFGVIYQRAGQTTEEEVFSNLEESLAFREFLELLGERIQLQDFHGFRGGLDVRQGQTGTESVYTRFRGKEIMFHVSTLLPFTLGDAQQLQRKRHIGNDIVALVFQEEDTPFVPDMIASNFLHAYIVVQPVVPPASPQDHPQDDTLYKVSVTARDDVPFFGPPLPSPAVFRKGPEFRDFLLAKLINAEHSSYQADKFAKLEERTRGTLLESLFEELQSRSCTMMGLDSGGGEDERTDYGSGGGGGFFENFKSFALPGRSPSRPRTPRFPGRRCSAIGIENIEEEKREAVETTQKVSEGLGPSFDLKSDGSSSPSSPELPQRKGRALGGPGGGSGYCPMPPLSRSSSNGSSCCSGLRDPDSSEEEDEAEPVLAFSLDGHPPRDSLIQSVWLDDGACTPSSTGSPVTRLLRSSSSEEKGKGSKPDSQRYSPASILCCV; from the exons ATGATTGAGAAAATGCag GGGAGTCGTCTAGATGAGCAAAGatgttctcttccctccccactcaag AGGGAAGAGGAGTACATCCCGTATCCCAGCATCCATGAG GTGCTGCGCAAGGGAGGGCCGTACCCCCTTATTATTCTGCCCCAATTTGGTGGGTACTGGATTGAGGGGACCTGCCACCACCTGGTCAGCCCCTCCACAGACCCCACCGTGGAACATCCGGATCTGCCATCCTCCCCCTGGggagggcccggccccggcccgagcCCCCGGGTGAAGCTCGAGTGTGATCCCACGGCCAGACTCTACCGGAGACACTTCCTGGGCAAG gAGCACCAGAACTTCTACGCGAGTGACGTGGCGTTGGGCTGCCTGGTGCTGTCAGTGAGATATGAACCCGCCGGGGAGCAGGACGCCCTGAGGCTGCTGCTGAG GACTCGGTTGGGCACCAGACAGGACGTGATCCCCATCTCCTGCCTCAGCGAGTTCCCCAATGCTGTACAGATGGCCAAG CTGCTGTGTGAGGATGTGAATGTAGACCGGTTCTTTCCTGTTCTCTATCCCAAG GCCTCTCAGCTCATTGTGGCCTTTGATGAACACATCATCAGCAACAACTTCAAATTTGGAGTGATTTACCAGAGAGCTGGACAG ACTACAGAGGAGGAGGTGTTCAGTAACTTGGAGGAGAGCCTGGCGTTCCGAGAATTCCTGGAGCTGCTGGGGGAGCGGATACAACTGCAGGATTTCCATGG GTTCCGCGGGGGGCTGGACGTGCGCCAGGGGCAGACGGGCACCGAGTCCGTGTACACGAGGTTCCGGGGGAAGGAGATCATGTTCCACGTCTCCACCCTCCTGCCCTTCACCCTGGGTGATGCCCAGCAG CTGCAGCGGAAGCGGCACATTGGGAACGACATTGTGGCACTGGTGTTCCAGGAGGAGGACACTCCCTTTGTGCCCGACATGATCGCCTCCAACTTCCTGCACGCCTACATTGTGGTGCAGCCCGTGGTCCCCCCGGCATCCCCGCAGGATCACCCCCAGGATGACACCCTCTACAAG GTGTCGGTCACAGCGCGAGATGACGTCCCCTTCTTTGGGCCCCCGTTGCCCAGCCCAGCTGTGTTCAGGAAG GGTCCGGAGTTCCGAGACTTCCTCCTGGCGAAGCTCATCAACGCAGAGCACAGCAGCTACCAAGCTGACAAGTTCGCCAAACTGGAG GAGCGGACACGGGGGACACTACTGGAGAGCCTCTTTGAGGAGCTGCAGAGCCGCAGCTGCACCATGATGGGGCTGGACTCCGGGGGCGGCGAGGACGAGCGGACGGACTACGGCAGTGGCGGTGGTGGCGGCTTCTTCGAGAACTTCAAG tCCTTTGCCCTCCCCGGCCGAAGCCCATCTCGACCCCGCACGCCTCGTTTCCCTGGTCGCCGTTGCAGTGCCATCGGCATTGAGAACATCGAGGAAGAGAAGAG GGAGGCTGTAGAGACCACTCAGAAAGTCTCAGAGGGTCTGGGCCCCTCCTTCGATCTCAAGTCAGACggctcctccagccccagctccccTGAGCTCCCCCAGAGGAAGGGCAG GGCTCTCGGCGGCCCCGGAGGCGGCAGCGGATACTGTCCGATGCCCCCGCTGTCTCGATCCTCCTCCAATGGGAGCAGCTGCTGCAGTGGCCTGAGGGACCCCGACAGCtctgaggaggaagacgaggcTGAGCCT GTGCTGGCGTTCTCCTTGGACGGCCATCCCCCGCGGGATTCCCTGATTCAGAGCGTGTGGCTGGACGATGGGGCCTGCACCCCCAGCAGCACCGGCTCCCCAG TCACTCGCCTGCTCCGCTCCAGCAGCtctgaggagaaagggaagggcagCAAGCCGGACTCCCAGCGCTACAGTCCG GCCTCCATTCTGTGCTGTGTGTGA
- the LOC119921006 gene encoding rap1 GTPase-activating protein 1-like isoform X2, with the protein MIEKMQGSRLDEQRCSLPSPLKREEEYIPYPSIHEVLRKGGPYPLIILPQFGGYWIEGTCHHLVSPSTDPTVEHPDLPSSPWGGPGPGPSPRVKLECDPTARLYRRHFLGKEHQNFYASDVALGCLVLSVRYEPAGEQDALRLLLRTRLGTRQDVIPISCLSEFPNAVQMAKLLCEDVNVDRFFPVLYPKASQLIVAFDEHIISNNFKFGVIYQRAGQTTEEEVFSNLEESLAFREFLELLGERIQLQDFHGFRGGLDVRQGQTGTESVYTRFRGKEIMFHVSTLLPFTLGDAQQLQRKRHIGNDIVALVFQEEDTPFVPDMIASNFLHAYIVVQPVVPPASPQDHPQDDTLYKVSVTARDDVPFFGPPLPSPAVFRKGPEFRDFLLAKLINAEHSSYQADKFAKLEERTRGTLLESLFEELQSRSCTMMGLDSGGGEDERTDYGSGGGGGFFENFKRVIRGRSQSLDTVGLSGKKQPPTPAPPSPGLALAPGVAETPKAIAASFALPGRSPSRPRTPRFPGRRCSAIGIENIEEEKREAVETTQKVSEGLGPSFDLKSDGSSSPSSPELPQRKGRALGGPGGGSGYCPMPPLSRSSSNGSSCCSGLRDPDSSEEEDEAEPVLAFSLDGHPPRDSLIQSVWLDDGACTPSSTGSPVTRLLRSSSSEEKGKGSKPDSQRYSPDSPVQ; encoded by the exons ATGATTGAGAAAATGCag GGGAGTCGTCTAGATGAGCAAAGatgttctcttccctccccactcaag AGGGAAGAGGAGTACATCCCGTATCCCAGCATCCATGAG GTGCTGCGCAAGGGAGGGCCGTACCCCCTTATTATTCTGCCCCAATTTGGTGGGTACTGGATTGAGGGGACCTGCCACCACCTGGTCAGCCCCTCCACAGACCCCACCGTGGAACATCCGGATCTGCCATCCTCCCCCTGGggagggcccggccccggcccgagcCCCCGGGTGAAGCTCGAGTGTGATCCCACGGCCAGACTCTACCGGAGACACTTCCTGGGCAAG gAGCACCAGAACTTCTACGCGAGTGACGTGGCGTTGGGCTGCCTGGTGCTGTCAGTGAGATATGAACCCGCCGGGGAGCAGGACGCCCTGAGGCTGCTGCTGAG GACTCGGTTGGGCACCAGACAGGACGTGATCCCCATCTCCTGCCTCAGCGAGTTCCCCAATGCTGTACAGATGGCCAAG CTGCTGTGTGAGGATGTGAATGTAGACCGGTTCTTTCCTGTTCTCTATCCCAAG GCCTCTCAGCTCATTGTGGCCTTTGATGAACACATCATCAGCAACAACTTCAAATTTGGAGTGATTTACCAGAGAGCTGGACAG ACTACAGAGGAGGAGGTGTTCAGTAACTTGGAGGAGAGCCTGGCGTTCCGAGAATTCCTGGAGCTGCTGGGGGAGCGGATACAACTGCAGGATTTCCATGG GTTCCGCGGGGGGCTGGACGTGCGCCAGGGGCAGACGGGCACCGAGTCCGTGTACACGAGGTTCCGGGGGAAGGAGATCATGTTCCACGTCTCCACCCTCCTGCCCTTCACCCTGGGTGATGCCCAGCAG CTGCAGCGGAAGCGGCACATTGGGAACGACATTGTGGCACTGGTGTTCCAGGAGGAGGACACTCCCTTTGTGCCCGACATGATCGCCTCCAACTTCCTGCACGCCTACATTGTGGTGCAGCCCGTGGTCCCCCCGGCATCCCCGCAGGATCACCCCCAGGATGACACCCTCTACAAG GTGTCGGTCACAGCGCGAGATGACGTCCCCTTCTTTGGGCCCCCGTTGCCCAGCCCAGCTGTGTTCAGGAAG GGTCCGGAGTTCCGAGACTTCCTCCTGGCGAAGCTCATCAACGCAGAGCACAGCAGCTACCAAGCTGACAAGTTCGCCAAACTGGAG GAGCGGACACGGGGGACACTACTGGAGAGCCTCTTTGAGGAGCTGCAGAGCCGCAGCTGCACCATGATGGGGCTGGACTCCGGGGGCGGCGAGGACGAGCGGACGGACTACGGCAGTGGCGGTGGTGGCGGCTTCTTCGAGAACTTCAAG CGAGTAATCCGTGGCCGCAGCCAGAGCCTGGACACCGTGGGCCTGTCTGGGAAGAAGCAGCCGCCCACGCCggctcccccatcccccggcctcgCCCTGGCCCCGGGGGTCGCCGAGACCCCCAAGGCCATCGCCGCG tCCTTTGCCCTCCCCGGCCGAAGCCCATCTCGACCCCGCACGCCTCGTTTCCCTGGTCGCCGTTGCAGTGCCATCGGCATTGAGAACATCGAGGAAGAGAAGAG GGAGGCTGTAGAGACCACTCAGAAAGTCTCAGAGGGTCTGGGCCCCTCCTTCGATCTCAAGTCAGACggctcctccagccccagctccccTGAGCTCCCCCAGAGGAAGGGCAG GGCTCTCGGCGGCCCCGGAGGCGGCAGCGGATACTGTCCGATGCCCCCGCTGTCTCGATCCTCCTCCAATGGGAGCAGCTGCTGCAGTGGCCTGAGGGACCCCGACAGCtctgaggaggaagacgaggcTGAGCCT GTGCTGGCGTTCTCCTTGGACGGCCATCCCCCGCGGGATTCCCTGATTCAGAGCGTGTGGCTGGACGATGGGGCCTGCACCCCCAGCAGCACCGGCTCCCCAG TCACTCGCCTGCTCCGCTCCAGCAGCtctgaggagaaagggaagggcagCAAGCCGGACTCCCAGCGCTACAGTCCG GATTCTCCTGTGCAGTGA
- the TMEM139 gene encoding transmembrane protein 139, with the protein MVPAPRWKQLTKPLLFLSCATLLVGFTLLSLEQDVTFLGFIFLIAGGLLFLSFLLACFGDWWQRQQHPLMPSPSAQETGRDNAAFEVPTYEEAMESGAPAPPNSPAPGDPPAYSTLTQAEIKGGGPVRTMGWPKGLGSIRRMGSEGSSLALPRPGTGLQPRGQRAVSDDSALRGPQGLPWPEPLTPPPAYIEIDDEGEDSVFYEDAWSPT; encoded by the exons ATGGTGCCTGCACCGAGGTGGAAGCAACTGACGAAGCCACTGCTGTTCCTGTCCTGTGCGACCCTGCTCGTGGGTTTTACGCTGCTTAGCCTAGAGCAGGACGTAACCTTCCTGGGCTTCATCTTCCTCATCGCCggaggcctcctcttcctctccttcttgctGGCATGCTTCGGGGACTGGTGGCAGAGGCAGCAGCACCCACTGATGCCTTCGCCCTCTGCCCAAGAAACTGGAcg GGACAATGCAGCCTTCGAGGTGCCAACATACGAAGAGGCCATGGAATCAGGGGCTCCGGCCCCTCCGAACTCACCAGCCCCGGGGGATCCTCCTGCTTACAGCACACTGACCCAGGCGGAGATCAAGGGAGGAGGGCCGGTGAGAACTATGGGGTGGCCGAAAGGGCTCGGGAGCATCAGACGGATGGGATCTGAGGGCAGTAGCCTAGCCCTGCCCAGGCCGGGCACCGGCCTCCAGCCACGCGGTCAGAGGGCTGTGTCCGATGACTCGGCCCTGAGGGGGCCACAGGGGCTCCCCTGGCCAGAGCCCCTGACCCCACCACCTGCCTACATTGAGATCGACGACGAGGGTGAAGACAGCGTTTTTTACGAAGACGCCTGGTCCCCCACCTAG